A stretch of DNA from Arachis hypogaea cultivar Tifrunner chromosome 19, arahy.Tifrunner.gnm2.J5K5, whole genome shotgun sequence:
gaccctcgaggtcatccctaaagagctgagaggagtcttctcaaatatatctaagagtttgccacaaactcccgccgtcttgagactctcctcaaccacagcagtgaggtagtgccgaacagaaacatcatccatgctcATACGAGCATGGGGAtaaatgttctttcggacgaacgcaagagcgtccgcctcaccagaagcgccagactctaaggtcttacgcttcttcttctctggttcAGGAGTAGGTCAGACGGAGGGGGTGGCAGAGAGGAAGCAGAAGAGGAAATCACAATAGGTTGGGAGGGAGTCCCgacgttccgaggaggaggaggaggagagacaaCCGCCCTAGCACCACCAGACCTGGCACGAGACCTCGCCTTGGCCTCCTGAACTCTTTGGTAAGACTCCTGGGCATTTGTTTTTGCCATCTCTAAAAAAAGCAACAATTGATAGATTAGACAAGTCGGAAGAATTAATCAGACAAGTCGGAAAACCAAATGAAAGCTACCTAGTTGCGCCTGGATAAAACTCGGAgacccctggagaaactttttTGTATCCAAGTATGGAGACCTCCCCCAAACTTCTcagaggaaccccacaatggctgcctcCACATCATCCAGGTCGTCAAGACCATATTTttcacaaggggaggcctccaaccagtATAAAGGAAAGCGGGGGgaagaattatcatccaggaaaaaggggtggtgaccctctacagcttgcactttgaaaaaatagtttttgaaatcgtggaaggattcgtcaaaaagggtgaaaattctCCTACCTTGTATGGCTCGAAACAATACCCACTGTTGTttattgtttagcccactaaagggttttgtcatatgaaaaagatggaaaaaaatcttttaagaaGTCGGGAACTCTAAGGCCTGGCTgatgaattgataaattttcaaaaaactccaagagttggggtgaagctgggtaggaGCGACTCGGCAATGACGTAAAACAGACATCTCAAAgtctgaaaaaggaagaaaaacacccaaacgggtgatcatacactcatacataaagaaaaaatgggaGGCCGCCTCATTAGCCCTCccaaagcaaacccggtcttctggacccggggCCACTAACTCATACTTCGGCTCATCCTCCTCAGAAGAACAAATTCTGTGGCGAGTACGAAGATGGGTGATAAACTCAGAATCGACTAAGGGTTCCTCCCCTAAGACTGTGACATCAACCCAGTGAGAGAGAGCATCTACAGAAgccatttctttttctaaaaaaggGGTGACAAAACCtacaaggggaaaagaaaaatcacCAACATGGTCTCTAAAGGGAGGGGGATGTGAAACTAAAGTCTGCAAATCAAATTTATCTACAAAAGCATATTAAAGAACTAACCTTTATCTGGAAATGAGGGTTGGAAGCAAAAGCCTTCGAAAGCATAAGAATGCAGTACGAACGAATGCAAGGGAAATTTGAaagatcgcagaaacgaaacaatgaaagagagggaaagtatttataagaacgttaggggcataatggtaaaataggggcagtcattaatgaagatgcaccgttaccaaggctaTTGAATCCCTACGCACACCCCTAACGaacacgacgcttgattagacgtaactgtcagaaccaaaaggtcacgTCGGTTTCAAACCATCACGTCAGTCCTCTTACAaatcggctacgaccccgagtagaatactcgaacccaaatcttaaaaagaaattgggctcgagtaggggcactgttcataccctggcccaataataaaggcccaggatccaagcaaagaagcccaacccaaagggttggccctcacccagtaccagccttcatcccaagaagtcggtactgaacacgacctgctccaaagaagtcggatacgagggttagctggcagataacacttattcgaatgagtaactgcccctagaaactctctaaccacttcatagagccatatcttaacctccctaagatatgggaacggttatccacctaaaaaggtggcactacttcagcggtggttattggtttaccactataaatacactgacacccctcaggtatctctaagttccaatactctctaacctgctcacactcttgctaacttaggcatcggagtatttttacaggtaccaccccccattctttcacacgtACAAGTCGGACAGAGGAACACCGAGTAACAGATCCACTCGAAAGTCacctccttcatacgtttgggccaaccaacgccatccagcccattaatctccggttacccaccgtaacattaacctttgattttcatctaatcaAATCGAATGGTCTATATAAATGTGGCGTATCCAATAAGCATATAATGAGTGTACTCGTTTTAGACATACCCTTAAAAATTTATGTCGATTGAGCTCTACCGCATTGCCTTTATGAACACTTTTACTTGTACACCTTAATAACTATTTATACTTTCTATCACCTTCATTTATATAAATTTCATAAACCTACCAAGtgaaatcaaagtaataaaatcaaattaacaaTTATCTTACGCTGCATTCATTTGCATATATATTGTGGGATAAAAATAGAATAGAACACTCAATAAATTTTAGGGACTAATATGACTATACGAGTGACGTttgtaaaatttgaaaactaaataaaaattaaaattttaaagattaaattaaaatttatgtgcAAATTTAGAGACCAAATTAAGTATTATCTCTGTTATTATTGtttagtaatttataaatatatatagaaaacagaaaatatttaTCCACTAATGTTAGTATTTAATGAAATGAtaactttataaaaaaatgaatattattatttttattttgataattttttttaataaatttatgtaaatatacaataaaaagaattatatgaaaaatgacatcatcaaaaattaaataatattattattttcttttaaaaatttacattaaattaaactaattttttttgggGTCATAGTGTCATGCACACTTCCACACTCACACACACTAAAGGCTCTATAACAATTCAGATACAGCTGGTATTCCAACCTGCGACGTGGCTATTATGACTTATGAGGCTAACACATTGGCCATTGGTACAATGCCTCTGCCACATCAAATGAAACTAATTTTGTGCTACTAGATGGGCTTTCAAAAAGGATATACAAAAGAAAGGCCAATTAAATCCATGTAATTGGACTTCATGTGAAATACTAAATTGGGCTGGGCTTTTCTCTGTTTTTTAACTAAACATACATGGGCCAAAGTAAACCGTAGATGtcgttttctctctctctctctctctctcttcgaatTGCAGATTCTCTCTCATCCACCAATTCATGTATctgtatttaactatttattgaCTCTATCTATTTCAAATCTAAAATCAGAATATTCGAATTTCACCGCTTCGAAACCCTTCCGTTTATCGCTTTATCCCCAAATTCTGAAATCCAAATAATCTTCGCTGTTCTCAAGTAATCTCTCCTTCATCACAGCACCAAGCAATCTTCGTCGTCTTCATTTCTCTGGTACACTTCAATTCCTTCTTTCTCTCTCGTTTTCTGCATTCCTGCTTCGCTTTCTCTCTTGTTTTCGCTTCAAAAATCTGGTTGTTGAGTTGTTTGTAAGAGATCTTACTGCACTTTTCACGCATTTGTTTTTTTGTCATGAATTGTTTCGAATTTGCTTGTGATTTATGATTTTGCTTATCTCTGCTTTCAAAGTCACTAGGCAAAGACGGAAACTAGGGTTTGTAGCTGTAGTTCTCATCATTTGAAGATAATTCACTATGAAGTTCCTGGAGTGTCCTTCCTTGGATCGGTATTTGTAGTTTCAAACGAATTTGAGTTGAATTATGGGATTTTATTACATAATTTTGGTATATTGTAAGAGTCTCGTGAAACTTGTCCAGGCTTAACGATTTCTTTGGTGATTTGAATTTGGGAGAACGTACTATCAGAGGATGCCTTGAAGCTTATACTTGTAAGGAATAATTAGTGACTTTTAAGTTTCAACAGAATTGATTTTGGATTTGGATTTGCTCACTGGGTTTGGGTTAGTAATAGTAATTAATgacctattttcttttaataattctgTAGGCAAACATGCTGGAACAGATAAAAAACTCTCTATCAGTTTGGAGAATGAGGTAAATGACTCTGATAAAGTTGGGTTGTGGTAATAGGATCTTTTTTTACAATTTGTTCATAGAATAGTTTTTTAAAACTGATTCAATTTCAGATGCTTGAACTTATTGAGAAATCATGTAGCCCTGATTCTCCCCCGCCGGATGACATGTTATTAACCAGATCCAGGTGGCCTTTACTGTGTGGAGAGGTTTCATAAATTGTAAATACCAATTAAGTGCTTCCTTTTTACATGTTCTAATTATGTTTTTTTTCCAGTCGAAGGACATTGATTTACCTTATTCTTACCCTGTATCACATGTATCCGGACTATGACTTCAGGTATCTCAGTATCTTGTGAcgtataaaaatatgataaagggGTTATGGGTAATGCTACTGTCAGCTTAGTTGGCGACATGGCAACCCACTATATAATCcttttgtcatttttttctttttgggagtGTTGTCAAAAGGCTTGACAGACAGTTCATAAAACTGTTGCTCTTGGAGCTGAGAGTTCAAGTCTCTCCATTTCCCAAGTCTTTTTTccggtcttttctttggttgttttTACCTTGTTAAACTTCTAAACTGAGTGTCTCTGTTGTTgcattctttaatttttcttataataCCATACACCTGTAATGGTTTTTAGTGCAGTCAAAGCTCACCAGTTTTTCACAGAGGAATCATGGGACAGTTTTAAGCTTATCTTTGACACCTACATGTTTGAAGCCTCAAAGGTACTGTGATTGATACTGTCTATTTCTTGTTTTAAGTGTTACTTTTTACTTTTGTATTACTTGCAGCCTTGGTGTTTCGTGTCCCCACATCTTTAATGTCTGGGATTGTGATGTTTGGGCAGGTTGTAAAATATATGGTATCTACAAATTCAAGATTTCATTTTTTATATGACATTGTAGACCCCAGGGCGTGTTTGATGGTCTTGTCTAGATGCACCTAATGATCTTAATTGTGCAAcgttaaatttcaaaatatattctttcctaattatgtttatttatatatcACAATTAACACACTATTAATTCCTAGATTTTAAACATGAACTAATCAACAAAACAGTTTGATCATTAGATAACAACAGTAGTAATCATATCAATAATTTAACACATTGGTatatagtaatattttttattgttctatATATCATTTCTTCATCgattttgaaaatgaaaaaaaactgaGGTTTAAATTGGAAAGTCATAAATATTGTCAAGTCCCACTGCTTTTGTTTGGCATCTTAGGATCTCAGGGGTTAGAAAAGGCTAAACATATTAATGCACACAATAAACATCTtagctgttgttgttgttgttagcaaTAGTGATTACTTTTGGTATAGTGGTTTCCTTTCCTTGGTTTTGATTAACTTGTCAAAACTGCAGGAATGGGATGAAACTGTTGGGGATGTTTCTCTACTGGACACCTTGTACATGGCTCTTGATGAGGTGAATTACTCTTGTTTTCGAACGTGAATGTTGGTGATCCCAAAAGGCATTTTTTGATACCTTGTCTTGCAGGTTGTGAAGTTAGGGGATTGTGAAATTTATGGTTATGTTCCTGACTCCGAAGCTGATCCGTTAGTGGAAAAAGGAGCAATGTAAATTATCATCACAAGCGATAAATTAAAACTGTAACCTCATTCATTTTACCTGTTATATATTATTCTGATCATTTTCTTATCTATTTTCTGTAGATGGTCCTTTAATTTCCTCTTTTACAATAGAAAGCTAAAACGGATCGTGACTTTCCGTTTCAGTTGTTTTAGGTGGGATTTCATATTCTCTCTCAATTGTCTGGAACTACTTTTTGCTTTTTGTGTTTGCATCTTATTCAGCCTTACGACAATGCTGTTTCTGGCAGTAACTTGGTTGCTGACGGATTTCTTATGGATGGAGTACTCAACGAGGATGATGATGAAATATTTGCTGACATGGATATATGAGTCAACACTGCATGTGTTATGCTAGTTTATCAAGACCCCCTTGTCGTCCCATGTGTTTATCTGATCAGTTTCCAGTTCTCGTGTTTAGTTCTGTAAAATAAAGCAAATCTATGTGAAGCTTGAGTGGTAGATCTAGCATTTGTATCATCTTATGTGCATATTGTAGAGTTAGTATATATGTGTGTCGTCCTCTTATATGCACATAGATTCCGAATCTGTATCGAGTTGTTTGTAGATAACTAATCGTAGTTAGCACATCTCTGGTGTGTAAATAACAGACACTTCCTTGGTTGGAAGTGGAGCAACGATCGTTCATCGTTGGATATTTGTTTATCTTCTTCTGAAAAGGATGCTTTCTTTGTTCGCCTTGGATATTTGTTTATATTCTGATAACTTGTATCCCATTCAAGCATTTTTCATGCACAAGTAAAAGCAGGACAACATTTAGGCTACGTTTGTTTATGAAAACAGGATAGAACAAGACACTGAGAATATGGCAAGACATTGATGGATAGatatataaaattttgtgttcttgtattctatttggtaataaactagaacaaattatgaaaattcaatttattttcatttaaaatatttgaaatgaaaagtataataataaaaaaaatattattttaaaaaattaacaaaaaaaaaaaaagttgtgtttttgttagtatttttgtgTTCTTTTTGTTAGGATGGatataaaatacactaatttagtgtCTCTGGATATATTGTctgtttatgttttttttgtcAAACATGATTTTGTGTTTCTGTATCTTTATTTTAGTGTCCTGTTTCTATAAACAAGCGCAGTCTTATTGCACATTTTGGCAGTGGTGCAACTGTGTTTTGTTAGGGTGGTGGTgatgtaaaattattttgtttaatagAAACCTCTTATATACATTCGGCTTATCGGTTATGTTATTTCGTTGAGAAAAGTATATAGGCGATAGTAAACGTgtcctttaatatttttttggtgtCTTCGTTTCctttaactaaaattattttgtttcctTAGACTTTTCCTATGATTTTTTTCATGTTTAGTGCACCTTAGGTGTAGCACGACATTTACGTTGTTTACATCTCCCGATGTCTACTTAGCGGAAAATAACATGCATGCTTTGCTTTATCCCTTTTTCCCTTTTGTCGTCTCTTTTCACTATTTATGTCCTTAGCGTAGCACTACCATTTACGCATTAAATGAAAAAGATACAATTAAAGACCTTCGACAATTAGCATGGTTGATTGTGTCTTGTGTGTATAAGGTGATTTCCAAGGTATTAGTCAGGAGGATGAGATCAGTTATGCCAAGCCTAGTTGGAGAGATGCAGAGTGCATTTGTCAAAGATCGAAAAATACATGATGGGGCTCTTATTGCATGTAAAATCATACATTggctaaaaataagaaaaaatgaagCGGCAATAATCAAACGGGACTTTCAAAAGACTTAAGACAGGGTCAAGTGGAGTTAGGGGTGGAAATAGGTTAGGCGGCCTGTCAGGGGCTTGCAGCCTGACCTGTGTTTGACCTGGCTCTTATAAAAGGCTTATTATATTAATAAGTCAGGACCAAACTTACTAATTAGTCTTATTGGCCTGTTAGGCCTGCCTGGACCTGttaatacataattacatatataaataatttttttattataactaaattatgaaatattttaaatttattatatttaattataaatagttttgtatattttaaatactttaaagtttaaaaattcttataaatattaaatatgacatattGCATATAAATAtgattattaaaaaatagttttttttaaataatatttttatttttgtgaaaaaaaattattaggccTTTTAACATGTTTCAGGCTAGGCCAAGCTGAATAACAGGCCAAACTTAGTACTTTAAAAAAAGTTTATAGCAGGCTGCAGGGCAGGCTCATGCCAATTGACCACATGATAGGCCAGGTCTATTAAGAGCAAAGCCTGCCCTGCCTAGTCTTTCCACCCTTAAGTGGAGTTTTGTGGACATTGTCTGCAGAAAATGAGTTTTGGGCGAAGGTGGAGAGAGTGGGTTATGGAGTGCGTAGATACAACTTCTATGTCGGTCTTGATAAATGGTTCACCAACTAAGCCGTTCAAGATGGAAAGAGATCTGAGACAAGGTGATCCCTTATCTCCATTCTTGTTTGTACTTGTTGTTGATGTACTACATAGAATGATTGGGGAGGCAGTTAGAAATGGTCGGATATCTCCTTTATTTGTTGGGAAAGATAACATATAATTGACACACCTCCAGTTTGCCGATGACACTGTCTTGTTCTGTCCGCCAGAGGAAGAGACTATTAAGAACTACAAAAGGCTCCTTCGATGTTTCGAGTTGATGTCGGGGCATAGCATCAACTTTGATAAATCCAGCTTGATTCCAATCAATTGTGAACATCAATGGGTTCGAAGCATGTGCAATTTGTTGGGGGTGCAAGGAAGCTGTTTTGCCGGTCAGATACCTTGAAATTCCTTTAGGATCTAACCCAATGTTGATCAAAACTTGGAAGTCTGTTATTGACAAAGTGGAGGAAAAACTCAGCTTATGAAAATCAAAGGTTCTAAACAAAGCGGGAAAGTTGGTACTCATCAAAGCAGTATTAAATAACTTACCTGTTTATTATTTAAGCTTATACAAGATGCCAAAAGCTGTGGCGAAAAAACTAATTTCGTTACAGAGAAGATTTTtgtggagtaaggaggatggAAGGAAGGGTATGGCTCTGGTTAGTTGGGAA
This window harbors:
- the LOC112775839 gene encoding uncharacterized protein, with the protein product MKFLECPSLDRLNDFFGDLNLGERTIRGCLEAYTCKHAGTDKKLSISLENEMLELIEKSCSPDSPPPDDMLLTRSSRRTLIYLILTLYHMYPDYDFSAVKAHQFFTEESWDSFKLIFDTYMFEASKEWDETVGDVSLLDTLYMALDEVVKLGDCEIYGYVPDSEADPLVEKGAIWSFNFLFYNRKLKRIVTFRFSCFSNLVADGFLMDGVLNEDDDEIFADMDI